The genomic stretch AACTCAGCCGTCTACCAGGAAATGTTAGAGTACTTCATGCTTCCTTCTGCTGACAAGCTTTATGGAGATGctgatttcattttccagcaggaCTTGGCACCTGCCCACACTGCCAAAGGTACCAATACCTGGTTCAATGACCATGGGATTACTGTGCTTGATTGGCCAGCAAACTCGCCTGATCTGAACCCCATAGAGAATTGATGGGGTATTGTCAAGAGGTAGATGAGAGACACGAGACCCAACAATGCAGACGAGCTGAAGGCCGCTATCGAAGCAACCTGGGCTTCCATAATACCTCAGCAGTGCCACAGGctgatcgactccatgccacgccgcatagaTACAGTGATTCATGCAAAAGGAGCCCCAACCAAGTACTGACTGCATGTACAAGAACATACTTTTCAGACGGCCGACATGTCTGTATTAAATTTCATTTTTTCACTGGTCTTATGTCATATTCTAATTTTCTGAGATACTGAATTTGgggttttcatgagctgtaagccgtaatcatcaagattaaaacaaatacaggcttgaactatttcactttttgtgtaattaatccacaatatgagtttcactttgtcaattgaattattgaaatgacttaacttttccacaatattctaatttattgagctgcacctgtaTGGTTGTAGTTATAGGTAAACAGATCatgactacaactaagttactaagtctttgaccacactgttgttactttggtgagtaaaactcatgcttcctacccttaAAGATGTGAAATGGTCAAAATAGGTGGGTTTTATGaccttgtggctgtggtaactagtgacatcCCAAATTgatagctatagctagctaactcaaTTTACTAGCAACTACTAGATAGCTAACTATCATGTTCTATAATTGAATGCTATTATATGGAATATGTTTGCTTGCATAATAATTTCAGTGTGattacttagctagcaagctaacagttACTTAGCAAAGCTCGCTAGCTAACTGTCACAGAGCGCATGCACTGTTTGTTTAAATAGCTAGCTGACTGTTTAATTTCCCCATTTATTCCTATAACATTAGGTGGGCATCAGGGGCAAAGACATTGTTGTCCTTGGAGTTGAGAAGAAGTCCGTGGCCAAGCTACAAGAGGAAAGAACAGTCCGCAAAATATGCGCCCTAGACGACCATGTCTGTATGGCATTCGCAGGTACCTATAAACTTCATTAATTTGCTTGAAATTGAAACCAGCTGGAAGGTTTGATCTTATTTAACTAGCTGTCTGTCAGGTCTGACAGCAGATGCCCGCATCGTGATCAACAGAGCTCGTGTGGAGTGCCAGAGTCACAGGCTCACTGTGGAGGACCCAGTGACCGTGGAGTACATCACACGACACATCGCCACCCTGAAACAGGTAGGATAGCCTACATCGCCATACTTAAACAGGTAGGCCCCGTCCCTCGAACTAAGAACAAACAGCCCCTAACGGCTTtgcatagagtaccacagtatgagtcataatacccacaaaacctagaggtcaaacaaggaaatggttccaatcgtttttccaccatacaTTTTTCCCCATAGAGAATTTTAGAAAATTAAAATTAGGGCTattttcgtgtaggcttaccctggcatgacattGTGATAACCGAGTAAATGTctttaggacaaggtgacttttatcaatatatttgcctgtatttacccccccaaaatgaaatgctaattagctgctaatatAGCTATCAtgaagaactacaaatgccatgatgatctggacgaggctgccgaatcgaggcaaaggtaataatctctggattaactatctaatgttagccaAATTTAGTAAtatataaattggctacatttctttaaattgacaattctgtgaactgtcttgagcaagttttaaattgacacaacctgttagcaaaggtgtcatcTAGGatcttgcagggatttgtagtcttgcatgatgtctactttgatgctaattagcatttttgaatctgagagtaaatagagctgaatatattgataagtcaccttgtccgagaaagatttacatggttatcaaaactcacgccagggtaagcctagacgaaacacagcccttactttaagtgtttctaaaatcccctatgggaaacaTGAATGGTGGAAAACCGATTGGAATAATTTctctgtttgaccgctaggttttatgggtattatgacaacttcactgtggggctctattgccACCCAtgagaataataataaaaacCCCATGCATGTGTGCCAGAAAGCAGTAGCTTATGTGGGACTTGTATTTTGATGAGGTGAAGCAAAGAGGAAATGAAAAATATGTTTGTGTGGATATTTGATCTCTAATTACTAACTACATAACCCCCCCCCAGTTCAGATGATGCCTGACTGAATGGTCTTTGAAGGTCAGTTTTGTGTTCATAACCGGTTTTGATATTTTAATTCTGTAGCGCTACACTCAGAGCAATGGACGCAGACCGTTTGGCATTTCTGCCTTGATCGTGGGTTTTGACTGTGATGGGACCCCCAGGCTCTATCAGACTGACCCCTCTGGAACATACCATGCATGGAAGGTCAGCCAATCAACAAAGATTCCTTACCTTTCTCCACAGCCAAATATGTTTAACTTTCTTCACAGCTATAGTGTCTATAACTAGTGTGCCTGAAGTGTATCGTAGCAAAAATTTGAACATTTCTTATCCTAAATGTTCAggtctgtttttttaaatcaacatTAGTAGGAGAACAACATTTTCCTTTTGAGGTGTATTTTTAAATTGTTTTTCTTTTATTGTTTAGAAATACTGAGGTACTGATTTGTTTCCCATCCCTTTGTTCAGGCAAATGCGATTGGCCGTAGTGCTAAGACAGTGAGGGAGTTCCTGGAGAAGAACTACACAGACGAAGCCATCGCCACTGACAATGAGGCGATAAAGCTGGCCATCAAAGCCTTGCTTGAGGTGAGGTCAAATTCCaaactgacccctaacccctactccttaGGCACTTCTAGATCTGAGGCAATTGAATTGGTATATCCAGTATGGCAAAAATGCCACCTAGCCAATTAGAGGGCAAGATAGAGCTACACAATTAGCATATTATTTATACCTACAGGAATTCTGGATGTTACATACATTGTCTAGGGGCAAGGGAAGGGGGTCAATTTGCAATTCAGCATAGGTTTGCACCTGAAAGCCATCAGGCATATTTATatgctgtgacgtcacgagaggctacacagctttcagcgggattgctcaagtagtgcaaggagaccaggttcaaccaaaacaaggattttattaaaggtcttgggaaactaacgaaagtataacacaattctgttctctggtggctctttaagggttaacagttcagggatgtctcttccacatccaaagtcataattctcactcgctcagataacttttccccag from Coregonus clupeaformis isolate EN_2021a chromosome 21, ASM2061545v1, whole genome shotgun sequence encodes the following:
- the LOC121534645 gene encoding proteasome subunit alpha type-7, which gives rise to MAARYDRAITVFSPDGHLFQVEYAQEAVKKGSTAVGIRGKDIVVLGVEKKSVAKLQEERTVRKICALDDHVCMAFAGLTADARIVINRARVECQSHRLTVEDPVTVEYITRHIATLKQRYTQSNGRRPFGISALIVGFDCDGTPRLYQTDPSGTYHAWKANAIGRSAKTVREFLEKNYTDEAIATDNEAIKLAIKALLEVVQSGGKNIELAVIRRNQPLKLLESKEIETLVAEIEKEKEEEAEKKKQKKST